TCATCAGCCCGAGCCCAGTCCTTCTGCTGACGGGCCTCATCCCTCTCTTTGATCAGCCTCTCGATCTCCTCCTGGGCGAGGGAAAGATCCTTGGCCTTTCGTCTCCTCTCCCCTTCCAGGAAGTCCTGGGGGTCCTCCTGGAAGATGCCCAGGACCTTTCCTGTCTCGCTGAAGGCATCTCTGCCCGGGCGCAGGATCTGGGGGGTGTGGGGAGAAGGTTTTTGGAGGAGGCGATTGAGATCCCGACTCAGCTCAAAGATGGCAGCGAGGGCTGCGGCCGTATTGAAGTCATCATCCATTGCCTCCTTAAACTTAGTGGGGAACTCCTCCACTCGTCTGTAGATCGCCTTTTCTTCTGGAGAAAACCCCTCCCTTGTGTCAATCCCTTCTGTTTCCTTGTCGAGAATTTCGTTAATCCCTGCTAGCGTTTGATAGAACCTCTCCAGATTCCGACGGGCTACCTCCATCTCTTGTCGTGAGTAGTCAATAGGACTTCGATAGTGGCGGGAGAGGAAGAAGAGGCGCATCACCTCCGGGTGATATTCGTTCAGGATTTCTTTTATCGTTAGAATATTTCCAAGAGACTTGGACATCTTCTCCTTATTGATATTGACGAAGCCATTGTGCAGCCAATAGCGAACAAAAAGTTTTCCCGTAGCCCCCTCAGCCTGAGCGATTTCGTTGTCGTGATGGGGAAAGATGAGGTCCTTTCCGCCTCCGTGAATATCGAAGGTATCGCCCAAATACTTCTGGCTCATGGCAGAGCATTCGATGTGCCATCCAGGTCTTCCCCTGCCCCAAGGGGAATCCCAGGAGGGCTCGCCGGGCTTGGCTGCCTTCCAGAGGGCGAAATCCAGGGGGTTGCGCTTTCTCTCATCGACCTCTATCCGAGCCCCTGCCTGCATCTCCTCCAGGCTCCT
This portion of the Deltaproteobacteria bacterium genome encodes:
- a CDS encoding cysteine--tRNA ligase, with the translated sequence MGLRVYNTMTQRKEEFIPLRGGRIGMYVCGVTVYDLCHIGHARSAVVFDVIYRYLRHRGYEVTYVRNFTDVDDKIINRAQQEGTSTEEIATRYINEFNADMDALGLEKPTIEPKATDHIPDMIHMVQRLLEEGYAYAINGDVYFSVEGFSEYGKLSKRSLEEMQAGARIEVDERKRNPLDFALWKAAKPGEPSWDSPWGRGRPGWHIECSAMSQKYLGDTFDIHGGGKDLIFPHHDNEIAQAEGATGKLFVRYWLHNGFVNINKEKMSKSLGNILTIKEILNEYHPEVMRLFFLSRHYRSPIDYSRQEMEVARRNLERFYQTLAGINEILDKETEGIDTREGFSPEEKAIYRRVEEFPTKFKEAMDDDFNTAAALAAIFELSRDLNRLLQKPSPHTPQILRPGRDAFSETGKVLGIFQEDPQDFLEGERRRKAKDLSLAQEEIERLIKERDEARQQKDWARAD